The genomic interval GTAAAATCACGGACAATATGAGCAGCAATAAAAACATGAGTTTAATGGTTAACATTTAAAGGCTTTTTGACAAAAGAACACCAAAGCAACCAAACGATAGaaagtgaaaacatttttttctcagattCTTAGCGATTATTTTAGCCCTAAATGACTTGTTATTTACACAAGTAAAGCCCGTTTATTTGACATACAAAAATGCGAGGAGGAAAAGGCAGTTTGGTCTTACCTACACCAGGTGCGGCAGTTTGGGAGAAAACCGTCGTTAAAACGAACAAAAGGAGAAGAATTGGGGCCAAATTCCTTATATTCATCTCGGTTCGAAGAATTTACGTGCAGTTAGAGAGGAACTCAACTTCTCAAGGCGAACTTGCCGACTGAAACCAGTCACAAGTCAAGATCATctcccacacacaaaaaaaggaggCGTGCGTATGCCATTAGTATACCTTAGAATTAAGTCATtcctttattctcattatacaagtacaatgagatttaaagcttcaccatatagtgcacacacaaataattaGTCATAAAAAGGTCTAAACTAATAACACTTTGAATAAGAAAATCATGTATTTAATTGAAAACGTAAAATGTCCAtcctgattttttaaaaactaattgtGCAATCGATTTTAACTGTAATGATTGGTAATGAATGATTAAATGCGACATCCAGACCAAATAACTATAAGAATGGATGACCATTACCGACTGTAAATACATAGTactagtatttatatttatggcCAATAGGTGGCCTCGTTacacagtttttctttttctgcagtTTGTTTCAGTAGTACGTAGTACTATAAATAAATACGCATAacataaatattttgaaatactaTCCTGATCCCACTGGATTATTTGGTGCTTTTTTCCTCTTCACTCTGTCACTTGGAGCCCGGCAGTGATTGTTCAATTGTTTAGCctagtcaaaataataaataattgcctttggcccggagtcagatgggataggctcaagcaccccccgcgacccaaatgacgatgaagcggttcagaaaatgagatgagatgagatgagatgagatgagatgagatgagatgagatgagatgagatgagatgagagaatttGGCGTCCATCATCATCACTGACAGCCAATGgctgaaaatgaatacattgtaaaaacttttctttcattcactgccaacactcccattttaaatgaaacagttgACAGTCAAGCGAGTGTGCAGGAATTTaatatcaataaaacaaaataaaacattttttcaaaactGCATCCTTATAGCCGGATGTCAGTATCGGAATCTCTCTTGTATTTGGAGTTACTATTTGTTTATCATTTTCAATGGCTTTGAAAGAGTTAATTCTCTATGGTGTGTTTTGTTCTCCAGGTGGCCAGTGAATAATGCAGAAGGTAGGCAGTGACTCCTTTGGCCTGCTGGACTACTTCTACATCCACGCCACTGTTCTGGGATCAGCTGCTGTAACCAGAGAGTGCCTCAAACAAAGGAGATCATCATGAATCTACAGGAGGTTCGATAAGAAACATGGAAGGCTTGCTGTGTTGGAAAGGAAAATGCAGGTATGGAGATCTCTTTTGGATACATTTCAGGTATGAGTTTCATTTGTCAAAAAaacctgtgaccctagtgaggataagctgtacagaagatgaatgaatgatgaaatgaaatccagTTTGGGAACGATTTTGAGTTCGAATGGCTTCATTGAAACATTCCTGTTATATTTGCCAACAAGTAATCTCCCGTGTCTTTTTGGACATGTCTTGGCGAGACATGAGGGAATCAGGCAAGATGTTAAATGTTAACTGTGTAGCCTACGCCCATCCCAGGGTCCAAACGGGCCAAAGGTCTTCTCCTCCAGAGTGATAAGCTGCTCTCCGAACTGCTTCCTCGTCTGCGGAGGACAAAACACCACCGATCCGGTTTTCTTTGGCGGTGGTCCGGCGAGGGCTCTTAATTTCCATCTGTAAAGGTAAAGACTTGTATATTGATGATTTGGTGACATTGACATCCTTCCTGTCTTCAACTATTTGGCTCCCTTTGACAGAgatcaatccatttaaactgggaggggctggaccctcccagtccaaatggattggacatccactattgttaatggcactgaaagatcgTCATTTTAACAAATCCCTGattcattgtaaaataaataaattgataaaataAACTCAACCAAAAACAAtagtaaaacaagaaaatatataaGCATACTTTAAAACtatttattatttcaatatttGAATACAATTCAGTTTAATAGTTGATTTTATACGTCATTAAATGTTTGATTggtgaaaacctacattttaaaCCTATGTATTTTATATAGTGCTAATGGATTTTAACAAATGACACTGAATGACACATTCACTACAGCAATAATTAATTTCTGGTCTTTCTACATGGTAGGCCGCCATGGACAAACATGCCACCCAAATTTCCCGGGAAGATCTGGAAGATCTCCGAGAGGCGTTCAACAAAATTGGTAAGTTCACACAACTTTTACAGTCAGCAGTAAAGTCAAAAGTCTTATTTTTATTGCTCACTTGGCACGTGCAGTATGTGTATGTTCATGGCTAATTACTGCCAATCAGTTAATCTTCAATAATCTAGATTAGGACAAATATGATGACAGTGGGCAAAAAGTGTTTTCATTCAGAATCACTTTTGGCAACATTTTACGTtagtaatgtcacatttgtaAACTGGAACACTGTTTGAGATTCAAATTTTCTAAACATTGAGAAAATAACTGATATTATGATACCATTTGTATTATAGAATTATTAAAGTTGTATCACTGTTTTCCTAACCACGATTAGAttcctctaaagcaggggtcgggaacctttttgacaaagagagccataaacaattcatattttctaatgttattccttgagagccatactccgaatttaaaagtcaaaatacatgtaaatgggtgtcttttattttagtaatttccccacttttaaagtgaaaaaaaagaatacttttgacaacattcttatgcagttgctaatcaatgagagtatgcattctagcagagtctaatgcaaaaaaagaagactaaagcagcactggacgtagtatctcagttctgtcaccagcgggttccatattttagctcacaggttagcgaagagccagatgcacccatccaaagagccacatgtggctcccgagccataggttccctacccttgCTCTAAAGAACAACCGATCAAATTCCACATTGTGATTAGATATATGGACTACAAATATTTACAAAGTATATTTTGAAATCGGATTTGTTGCGTGTGGTGCCCTAGtgttaagtggttagcacgtctgcctcacagttctgagattgagggttcaatccctggtgctTTCTAACCTGCCTGTCACAATCAAAGGCCGCCATTGTGTTGATTCCATAAATAACATTAGAACAGTTGCAACACCAGAAAGGTTGATGAAAAGTCTCCTTAATTTCAGTGTTTTAGATCTTAATATGTCAAAAGGTGCTGTGTGGACATTTTTAGGGCAACTCTGGTTCGTCTTGCAACATATTATTGAATTTGTTTATTCAGACATCGATAACAGTGGCTATGTGAGCGACTTTGAGCTGCAGGAGCTTTTCCGCGAGGCCAGGTTCTCCCTACCGGGCTACCAAGTGAGGGAGATTGTGGAGACCTTTGTGGCAGGTGACACCAACAAGGATGAGAAGATCAGCTTTGAGGAGTTTGTTTCCGTGGGTTTGCGCTCCAAAAATCGCTTGACGACACATAGaggtgatttttaaaaatgtatttatttcatttttttctatagaTATATCAGGAGCTGAAGAGCAAGACATTAAGTGAGACCTTCCGCAAAACCATCACCAGGAAGGATGGCATCCGTTCCTTCGGAGGGACGTCAGGAATTTCAAGTGTGGGGACGCAACATTCCTACTCAGGTGTGAGAATACActaaaaatgcaaactccacatcaATGAATAGAATCAAATAATAGCACCGTCGCTAGCAGAGGTATAAATCGCCACTTTTATGATACCACAATACAATACAGTACATCGTACAAAGTCTCCATTTCTGGTTCATTGTGTTTTTTGTGCTTAGATGAGGAGAAAGTGGCGTTTGTCAACTGGATCAACAAAGCATTAGCCAAAGATCCCGACTGCCGCCATCTTCTCCCCATGAACCCTGATGACCAAAGCCTCTTCACTTCAGTCCGTGATGGAATCCTGCTTTGGTAAATCACTCTGtcaccgtgaccggatgattcgcctaaagacgtttcgccgacggacgtttgacagacggacaggtcgccgagtggacgttccaccgaacgttcattcggccgaacggccgttcggccgaatgaacgttcggtggaacgtccactcggcgacctgtccgtctgtcaaacgtccgtcggcgaaacgtctttaggcgaatcatccgagtaccctctgtcacacacacacacacacatagacacacacacacacacacacatagacacacacacacacacatagacacacacacactttcaagCACAATTTACAGTGGCTGTACTTTGTGTTCTACCCGTCAGCAAAATGATCAACTTGTCCCAGCCCGACACCATCGACGAGCGAGTTATCAACACCCGCAAGCTCACTACATTCACAATGACTGTAAGTACCACCAAAGGGCAAAGTCATATTTTAATGGATGTCAAAAAGGATAGTAAATGTGAATAGGACTTTATACAGGCGTTGCTGATTAAACCGGTGGAGCGGAAATCTATTTATAGTgacatgttttttccccctggtttgTCTGGGTCACTTATACTCAAGTGAGAGAAATattattgaatatattttttaagaagaaaagttttttttatgtagGTCATGATATTACGAGAACATATTTGTGAATTTCAAGCAATGTAAtttttaagttaattttttttaatgttgtttcgACTATTGTAACTGTTAATATGTATGTTACACTAAAGGCTGTCGCATGAATTAAGTCCACCCCCCATTTGTAATTTATACATGTTCTGATGGTGTGATTTGTAGCCTCAAAATTTGGCAAttgatgaaatatttttgtaGGAAAACCTCGTTCTGGCACTGAATTCAGCCTCAGCCATCGGTTGTATGGTTGTTAACATTGACGCTCTGGATCTGATGGTTGGGAAACCTCACCTGGTGCTGGGATTATTCTGGCAGATTATCAAAGTGGGTTTATTTGCTGATATAGAAATCAGCCGGAATGAAGGTGAGCGCACACATATGCTCGCACAAAATCCttccttttttcttcatttttaaaaatagaattcatattttataaGTGTATTTACATTTCAGGGGATGTTTAATTTTGGGGAGATTTTgcatttcgtaacttgaatttgtttcgtatcttggaacaaaatttgtatgcattttttctatatatatgaAAGGAAACATgagaaaatgtgtcatttgttgCTAAAGTAAAACATAAAATTAGATTGGACATATAGAATCAGACAAATTTTGACTAAATTTAGGGGTTAGGAATGGAATCATTTGATATAATTCTAAATATTCCTGAAATAAGTATTACAACAGTTCTTATGAACTATTGAACCATTTACATAAAACAAGCAGATATTTTTTCTTGCAGTTTTGCGTGTCACTCAATCTAATATCTGTCTATGTATAAAATATTAGTCCGAAACATGCTTGTTTGTGCTTCCCAGGCATGATTTGCCTTCTGACCGAGGGCGAGAGTCTGGATCACCTGATGTCTCTTTCTCCCGAGGAATTGCTACTTCGCTGGGTCAACTACCATTTGCACAACGCCGGAACCCACAGCATCGCCAACTTCAGCGAGGATATCAAGGTTTCGCTAATGTCTACAGCTGCCATGAACCATTATTTTGACAGTCGAGTCATTACTGATAATACTAATCACGGTGGCCGAGTGATAAGCACGtgggcctcatagttctgggatcgagggttttctattttttattctaacagagcaaaaatgatatttaaaatagGTCTTTTCCTTCCCTTTAATCTTATTCTACAGGATTCCCGCGCTTACTTCCACCTCTTGGACCAGATCGCTCCTCGCGGAGAGCGCGAGTACATTAACGTCAAAATCGAGATGAGTGGCATGAATGTGAGTCTCTTGAAATAAGCTGTCAAATTTCTGAAACATACCGGCTGTGTGGTTTGTCTCGGAAGGAGCACGATCTGAACCAACGTGCGGAGCTGATGCTGCAGCAGGCGTCCCGTCTGGACTGCCGGCAGTTCGTGACGGCCCAAGACGTCACTTCGGGCAACGCCAAGCTCAATTTGGCCTTCGTGGCCAACTTGTTCAACACGCACCCGGCCCTGCAGAGGACCGATGTCAATGGCTTGGAAGACGCCCAGCTGGAGCGTGAGAACCGGGGACTGATCGTGTTTCAGTCCACCAGATAGGTAGCAGAAATGTATTGTCTTTGCAGCCGAGAGTCGAGAAGAGAAGACCTTCCGCAACTGGATCAACTCCTTGGGTGTCAATCCGTATGTGAACCACATGTACCAGTAAGTAAACCCATACGGAGTAGTGGTGTCAAACCGGCATCCTCCTGATCAATATCAGCCCTCTAGGGCACTAAATCTTACCTGGGAGGCAGAGGcagaattgtaattttttatttgagtCACTTTCCGTTGATTTGGAGGGATTTCAGTTATTTTCTgctcagccaaactatgaaaaaaagtgtgaaatgGTAAGTCTGCTTTATAGCTGTCAAAAATAAGGCAttgcaagcaatgttccctctatttttttgtttgtctgggcagaaagacaaccttcctgagcacactgaataccggtgtgagcaacatcatcattgctcgctatgggcacacaccagtatcacacttgccataagcaggtgtatgtctactacgcataaatgatttagtaataataaaatttaatgattaatatctatgaatgggcggcccggaggatgagtggttcgcgcgtcgtcctcacagcaaaaaaataaaaaaataaaaaaataaaaattgggattttattttgtgcgctccatatgatttgctgtgcacagagaagacgagagtagtgcgcaattgcgcacgtgtgcaacttagagggaacattgattgcaAGTGATCCCAACATAAACCGGTTATGTACAGATTCAGTACGtttaatgataaaatatttgtttttgtattttagcGATCTTTGCGACGGTTTGGTGATCCTACAGCTGTACGAGAAGGTCAACGTTCCCGTTAATTGGAAGAAAGTCAACCAGCCGCCATATCCCACTTTGGGGACTAATATGAAGAAGGTTCAACTCTTGATTGTTACGATAGCAATTGGACCAATTCAAATGTATAATCTAAAACAGGCGAATGAAGTTTTACTTTGTCTTTTTGGTTACTCAGCTAGAGAACTGCAACCACGCTGTGAGCCTGGGCAAGAACGTGGCCCACTTCTCCCTGGTAGGTATCGGTGGCGAAAACCTCAACGAGGGAAGCCCGATGCACACGTTGGCGCTGGTGTGGCAACTCATGAGAAGGTGTGTTGGGTCAAAAAAATCAGATGTGTTTACAGCAACTGTAATggctggtgtttttttaatggtgcaTGTGGCTTTTTCTTGCCCTTTGACCCACAGGTACACCATGATGGTATTATCCGACCTTGGCGACGGCGAGCGTGTGGGAGAGCAAATCATTCTCAACTGGGTCAACACTACGCTAAGCCAAAAGCATAAAGAATCACAGATCAGTAGCTTCAGAGTGAGTGATTTTGTGCCAATTTGTTATAATGCTCATTTCAATGAATGATCAATGGGATACACTTGTTTGGCACTTTTCAACTTTCAAGGTACTCAACactcatattttgattttcaaTATGTTTGTGTTCACGCAGGACCTCCACATCAGCACAAGCCTGCCAGTGATTGACCTGATTGACGCCATCGCTCCCGGAACCGTCAAGTGGGATGCAGTGACCAGAACCCAAAGTGGTGTGATGAACCCCACcgacaaacacaaaaatgccaAGTAAATGCTCGTCATGCATTAACTCACTGGTCATCATTGAGTTGGACTGTCTATTtgaacggtacacggtcgattggtcgccggtcttttgatcgccggtcttttggtcgccggtcttttggtcgcccggaaggttattgataattaccatttaaatcgttgctcaaattccctaaatacaaaccgaattactatttagtcatacttaatgccctattaattattaggctaaagaaaagctccaaatttccctgacttttattgtttttttgttggagaacttgttaagaccctgacggacgtagcttcttaaagggacaacgcatgtacatacaaactcttatacactcacacgtcggctcagtgaaactgctcaaggccattgttggcttttattgatgcctagaccgtgttgttttaccttgtcttgtcgctggtcttttggtcgtcggtcttttggtcgtcggtcttttggtcgccggtcttttggtcgcccgttgtcatggtcggggcgaccaaaagaccgcgaccaaaagaccggcgaccaaatgaccggtgaccaatcgaccgcacacgatttgaACGGGGGGATCATTTGACTGCTGGCAGCCTcttctcccagtccaaatggattgggcatatTTGCCGTCCATAGTAACAAATATTtccacctttttgttttttctctttacTCTCCAGATATGCAATCTCATTAGCTCGCAAGATCGGTGCGCGTGTTTACGCTCTGCCTGACGACTTGGTGGAAGTGAATCCTAAAATGGTGTTGACAGTCTTCGCCTGTCTCATGGGCCACGGCATGAAAAAGACCCCAGCGCAAAAACCAcaagcaaacaaaaagaaatatgcGATCATATAATTTGTTGGATCATTTGCTTGAATCTTCATTCATATCGTCTTGAGAAATGACAAGAAATACATTGAATCACGTCTCAATGCATATTATTTTATGTGATTACCCACTTTGTATTTTATCAAATAGAAAGTTGGAGTGGATAAGATGAATATAACATGATGGTTTTTTTGTCCACAGTGAAGCTTTATATCCTTAAATAATGCAGACtgaccaaaaacaaataaaatgatcaataaagTAAACTCAACTTgttcatttgactttttttaaagttgagaATTACTATTGattttattaaaattatatttttaattggatgagatttcattaaaattctaaatattacttTTACATATACTTTTAAATTTTATCTAGAAATGAAAACCATCTTTTAAGAAAAGGTGGTAtagtaaatgtttgttttggtttttccaGATAAAATGGACTCGACATCAGAGGCTGTCAATGGCAtaaaaacatgaacattttcAGACAGTTGATCTGTTAAAtacactatgaaaaaaaagtaaaccttAAGAGCtagtgtgtatttctgtttctattaaagactgggacgttttaatcttgtgttggGCATTCGAATTTTGAGCATCCCCTTTTGTTAGGACGACAAGCCAGTTatagtttattaattttaatatagTGCCATGTTTTCGAGCTTTGGCACTTGCCGTAGCAGTAACAACATTACGTCATAACAGAGCGGAAATTTTGACATCTGTGCGTTGAAACTCTTCCCATTTTATCAACAAAATGACGTAAAAGTGATTTAGAAGACACAACACGTTGACTTTGTCAACCATGGAGGGGCTGGAGATGTCTGCAATGATTCCGGCGCTTCAAGAGCTAGCAAGGTAACTCTGACCGGCTAATGGCTAACATGCGGGGCTATCCTCAACCTGAACACGTTTGCTCTGCTTTATTCTGTGCACATTCACTGACTGTACTTAAATgttcagttctggggtcgtgggttcgatcccagatggcTCCTCCCCGCGTGAAGTTTGCATGccaaccactttagtcactatatgtgaccacttattcatattGACTTCTTATCTTTGTTGACTACCtctaatttattatgttgacaattatttatttatttatttattacttatgtatatttattacttatttattgatgatttctatttattattatttattaattatttatctgtttgtttgttgctgttatttgtgcacttcatggtgaagatttaaatataataatacttgtataatgactataaaagaattcaattcaattgcattcaattcaatgttctcccgagcttgcgtgggttttctccgggtactccggtttcctcatccatcccaaaaacatgcagggtagggtaggctggttgaacactataaattgcttctaggtatgagtgtgattggttgtctccttttgccctgtgattggctggctactgattcagggtgtgccctgcctggtgcccgtagttagctgggatatgctcctgcacccccacaatccttgtgaggataagcggttcagaaaatgaatgaatgtttgttatTCCAGCGCCAGCCCAGGGGAATACGACAAAGCTGTGAAGAAACCGCGGCAGATTCTCTGTCAGTTCATCGACAGGATTTTGTCTGATGTTGACGCAGGTAAGTTAGAAAAATCATACAACTAACAAACACCAACTAAAATAGTTGTCATGTTTTAAAAGTGTCAGAAAGAGCTTGGTAAGCTTGGTATCACCTGGGTCTGATTGGTGACGTGTTAATAAAacggcaaataaaaaaatgttgtttcattAACTTGAATAAATTGCACTGATGACTAAACAGCTAATTTTTAGGGCAACTCTGATTCATTTATCCACCGCCAACACCATAAAGCGAGTTAAGAAGGTCGTGTCATTCCTTCAAGGTTCTCTCGGACTGAACAAGAAGTCCAGTTCAGAGCCTGCCTGCGTCATGCTGCTGGACTTTGTGCAGCACATCATCAAGTCGTCGTCGCTCATGTTTGCCAACCCTGCCTGTCAGCCCGTGGACTACCCGGACGCCACCCGCCGCTGCATCGGTAATGAACGCCGTCCAATCGTAAACCCGGTCTCCGAAACCTGGCCTCCACTTGTTTGTTTCTCTCTTTCCTCCAGACTTCAACAAGTGGGTGTCGCTTCGCCTGTTGCGCGTGGCCGCCGCCCCGGACTGCAGCGCCATCCACGTCCGGGCGCGTACTGCCCTCTGCTCCCTGCTGCACTCCCTGCTGGTCCGAGCGCCCTTCATCTTCGCCCGCCTCGCTCACGACCTCCTCCTCCTGGTTCGTGAACTGGCCGTCATCCTGCGCGCCCACGTGACCACCCGTTCGCCTGACCTTTGGCCCGCCGACCTCCCGTCCTTCTCCGTCTCCCCGCCCTGCGCCCACGTCACCCCTACGCCCCTGATTCTCGCTTCCCCGTCGGCGCTGGAGTCGCTCTCCGCGGCCACGTTATATGTTGTCGCTAACACCCTCCGAGGCGTGATCTCGCCGCGGGACCTGAGGATGGCTTGGGAGACCGCCTGTGACATCCTGGCTCACGGTAACGCACGGCTAAGGACGGTCGCCATGGTGACACTGAGGCAGTTGGTGGAGCTGAAGGGGTTCCCTGAGGCACGGGGACACCTGTTCTTTGCCGCCTTCCTTCACGTTCTGGAGTCGCGCACGGGCGGGTACGAGGGGGAGCTGCTGGGTCTGACCCGGTGCATTTTTCGCCCGGGGAGCCCCCACCTGGAGCCCACCTACTTAGTGCAGGTGTGCGAGTGCGTCTGCACCCTGGCAGAGGCCCAGTGTTCTGATGCAAGTATggaactttctttttttcttttaatgtttaTTATCTGCGGTGTAAAAAGAGTTTGAAGTTATTAAGCATAAGCAGAATTTACACGTGCCATACAGGAAATTTGAGAGTAAAATAATGGATTTTAATATACTATTTATAAATGTACACCCGTTCTTTGTGGCTTCCCTAATAGAATCACTGGAGGCCGGCACCCCCTTGGAGACAGAGGTAACTCAATCCCTGTGTCACGCTTTGACCTTGGGACTGTCAGTTGCGCACGGTCTTGATAGCACCGCGCTGCTGCTGA from Stigmatopora argus isolate UIUO_Sarg chromosome 15, RoL_Sarg_1.0, whole genome shotgun sequence carries:
- the pls1 gene encoding plastin-1 — translated: MDKHATQISREDLEDLREAFNKIDIDNSGYVSDFELQELFREARFSLPGYQVREIVETFVAGDTNKDEKISFEEFVSIYQELKSKTLSETFRKTITRKDGIRSFGGTSGISSVGTQHSYSDEEKVAFVNWINKALAKDPDCRHLLPMNPDDQSLFTSVRDGILLCKMINLSQPDTIDERVINTRKLTTFTMTENLVLALNSASAIGCMVVNIDALDLMVGKPHLVLGLFWQIIKVGLFADIEISRNEGMICLLTEGESLDHLMSLSPEELLLRWVNYHLHNAGTHSIANFSEDIKDSRAYFHLLDQIAPRGEREYINVKIEMSGMNEHDLNQRAELMLQQASRLDCRQFVTAQDVTSGNAKLNLAFVANLFNTHPALQRTDVNGLEDAQLEPESREEKTFRNWINSLGVNPYVNHMYHDLCDGLVILQLYEKVNVPVNWKKVNQPPYPTLGTNMKKLENCNHAVSLGKNVAHFSLVGIGGENLNEGSPMHTLALVWQLMRRYTMMVLSDLGDGERVGEQIILNWVNTTLSQKHKESQISSFRDLHISTSLPVIDLIDAIAPGTVKWDAVTRTQSGVMNPTDKHKNAKYAISLARKIGARVYALPDDLVEVNPKMVLTVFACLMGHGMKKTPAQKPQANKKKYAII